GACCCATTATTTTGATGATTGATTCAGATGAATAACCAGGAGGTTCAGATGACCAGAATTGGGATTATCCGATGCGAAAAAAATGAAAAAACATGTCCCCTGACCAGTTGTTTTAATACGATGATGAGTGGGGCCCAGGGCTTCAGCGCCTATGATGAATGCACCCCGGCCGGGGTATTTACCTGCAGATGCCCGGGGGACAATGTTGCAAACTTAGGTAAAATTTTAAAGTCAAAGGGCGCTGACGTCATTCACCTTTGTACATGCAGCTTTGCAAAAAAAACAGAAAAGGGCTGGGACAACAGTCAGGGCGGATTTTGCGACCATATTGAAAAAATTGCCCAAGACATTGCCCGGGCCGCCGAACTGCCCTGTGTATTGGGAACGGCTCACCTGCCCAAAGGATACACCCCCGTGACCGTTGAAAAATAGGCGTTAACCGGAGGCCGGCGGGGTCACACAGATCGGATCTATGGATCCGCCGGCTCAGGGTATCAGCAACGGCCTTTTTGATTCATATTATTGGATCAAACGTTCAATTCTGACGGCCCCTACCTTGAATTCCGGAATCTTGGCCAGCGGATCAAATGCATTGGAGCTGGTCAGGATATTGGTCGGATTTTCCCCGAAATGGATGGGTAAAAACAGATTACCGGGCATGACATCCGTGGTGATCCGTGCCGGCACCTCCATCTGTCCTCTGCGGGAGGTCAACAGCACGGGATCATTTGATTTTACCTTGATTCTCATGGCATCATCCGGATGGATC
Above is a window of Desulfotignum balticum DSM 7044 DNA encoding:
- a CDS encoding CGGC domain-containing protein — its product is MTRIGIIRCEKNEKTCPLTSCFNTMMSGAQGFSAYDECTPAGVFTCRCPGDNVANLGKILKSKGADVIHLCTCSFAKKTEKGWDNSQGGFCDHIEKIAQDIARAAELPCVLGTAHLPKGYTPVTVEK